From a region of the Gossypium raimondii isolate GPD5lz chromosome 10, ASM2569854v1, whole genome shotgun sequence genome:
- the LOC105775648 gene encoding ankyrin repeat-containing protein BDA1, with protein MEMMNLRPSFARKLNHQGLSPLHIAVRKGHKEMALRFLEIDKHLVRVRGKKGKTPLHYLCKVGNQLGLLDTFLEASPDCIQDVTIENRTALHIAIENNRLDALQLLIPTLKRKDYYWEVVNRKDKDGNTALHIAAIHNQPTMLKLQG; from the exons GAAGCTAAACCACCAAGGTTTGAGCCCACTTCACATTGCTGTTAGAAAAGGGCATAAAGAGATGGCGCTCCGCTTCTTGGAGATTGATAAACATCTTGTTCGTGTCAGAGGAAAGAAAGGTAAGACTCCGTTGCACTACTTATGTAAAGTTGGAAACCAGCTTGGTCTGTTGGATACGTTTCTGGAAGCTTCTCCTGACTGTATCCAAGATGTTACAATTGAGAATCGCACTGCTTTGCATATTGCAATCGAAAACAATAGACTGGACGCTCTCCAACTCCTAATTCCAACGCTTAAGAGGAAAGACTATTACTGGGAAGTGGTTAACCGGAAAGACAAAGATGGCAACACTGCACTACACATAGCCGCTATCCATAATCAACCCACG ATGCTTAAATTGCAAGGCTGA